The window CCTGTTCTCGACCAAAATGGGCTTCCTTTGGAGATTCTGCAACAGAGACACCCTGCAGTGTTCACACTGCCCGCCTGGCTGGACTGAGCACGCTTCACGCTGCTTCATCCTGTCCCACGAACCAAAGCAGTGGGAAAATGCTCGCATAGAGTGTCTTGACTATGGGGGTGACCTGGCTATGGTTTGGAATAAAGAAGACCAGGCATTGTTGACCAACATGACTTTTCAGTATGTACAGCAGAATCCTAGTGAAGATTTTCATTCAGCATGGATTGGATTGCAAGATATGGTCCAGGAGGGCACCTTCTACTGGGTCAATGGCGACACGATCAAGTGGAATGTCATTTATTGGATGGATCAGGAGCCAAATAACGCTATGGACAACTGGGACTTGAAAGGACAGGACT of the Larimichthys crocea isolate SSNF unplaced genomic scaffold, L_crocea_2.0 scaffold9776, whole genome shotgun sequence genome contains:
- the LOC113745594 gene encoding macrophage mannose receptor 1-like; translated protein: MGFLWRFCNRDTLQCSHCPPGWTEHASRCFILSHEPKQWENARIECLDYGGDLAMVWNKEDQALLTNMTFQYVQQNPSEDFHSAWIGLQDMVQEGTFYWVNGDTIKWNVIYWMDQEPNNAMDNWDLKGQDCVAIVPPTRIGAEDWLNNWDDSVCEDRRHYICETTALILG